A section of the Helicobacter jaachi genome encodes:
- a CDS encoding 30S ribosomal protein S1, with the protein MVNLENDDLFSEEEDFAKLLEASEERAVAGAIQLGEIVAINDEYAMVAIANEKSEATLRVSEITDEQGNLLFNKNDKIEVFVTPTRGGRLNASYKKVLKNKRIAEKIAQMGDDYQDKVIEAKIIKKNKGGFIMEYDGVDVFLPRRDSAIKDGDNAIDRIYKVAIVNVDKENNSIIVSRKRFFELDDKNRQAVSAKLTGEQSVQKGIITKIATFGIFVEVCGVEGLVHYTELSHKGPVNPSKSFKEGDEVMVKVLGYDEKKRRLALSMKALADDPWKEIEKELEVGYAIKVSVSNIEPYGVFVDLGNDIEGFLHISEISWDKNIKHPSSYLTLGQEIDVEIIEIDTQNKKLRVSLKKLLDKPFVQFAKTHQVGNVIKGKVATLTDFGAFINLGGVDGLLHNEDAYWDKNLKCKDELKVGDEVEVKIIKIDKENERVSLSKKLLEHSPASEFAKKYKVDDVARGCVSDIKDFGLFVKIDEMEALIRNEDIYPLKKDELKVGDEIECVIAHIDEENNKVRASIKRLERQKEKETLKAFNVEEKMTLGDKLKNRL; encoded by the coding sequence TTGGTCAATTTGGAGAATGATGATTTATTCAGCGAAGAAGAAGATTTTGCAAAATTGCTTGAAGCGAGCGAGGAAAGGGCTGTCGCGGGTGCAATACAATTAGGCGAGATTGTAGCCATTAATGATGAATATGCAATGGTGGCTATTGCTAATGAAAAATCAGAAGCGACCCTTAGAGTGAGCGAAATAACAGACGAGCAGGGCAATTTATTATTTAATAAAAATGATAAAATTGAAGTGTTTGTTACCCCTACAAGAGGCGGGAGGCTGAATGCTTCGTATAAAAAAGTATTGAAAAACAAAAGAATTGCAGAGAAAATCGCGCAAATGGGCGATGATTACCAAGATAAAGTGATTGAAGCTAAGATTATTAAGAAAAATAAGGGCGGCTTCATTATGGAATATGATGGCGTTGATGTGTTTTTGCCACGCCGAGATTCTGCAATCAAAGATGGTGATAATGCCATAGATAGAATCTACAAAGTAGCCATTGTGAATGTGGATAAGGAAAATAATTCTATCATCGTATCGCGTAAAAGGTTTTTTGAACTTGATGATAAAAATCGTCAAGCAGTAAGCGCTAAGCTCACAGGGGAGCAGAGCGTGCAAAAGGGCATTATTACTAAAATTGCCACTTTTGGTATATTTGTTGAGGTGTGCGGCGTAGAGGGACTTGTGCATTATACGGAGCTTAGCCATAAAGGACCGGTAAATCCTTCAAAGAGCTTTAAAGAGGGCGATGAAGTCATGGTAAAAGTACTTGGCTATGATGAGAAAAAACGCCGCTTAGCACTTTCTATGAAAGCCCTTGCTGATGACCCATGGAAAGAGATAGAAAAAGAACTAGAAGTGGGCTATGCAATTAAAGTGAGTGTGAGCAATATCGAGCCTTATGGTGTGTTTGTGGATTTGGGAAATGATATTGAGGGATTTTTGCACATTTCTGAAATCTCATGGGATAAAAATATCAAGCACCCATCGAGTTATTTGACACTTGGGCAGGAAATTGATGTAGAAATTATCGAGATTGATACACAAAATAAAAAATTGCGCGTTTCGCTCAAAAAACTTCTCGATAAGCCTTTTGTGCAGTTTGCTAAAACACATCAAGTAGGAAATGTTATTAAAGGCAAAGTGGCTACGCTTACAGACTTTGGCGCGTTTATTAATCTAGGTGGCGTTGATGGGCTTTTGCACAATGAAGACGCGTATTGGGATAAAAATCTTAAATGCAAAGATGAATTAAAAGTAGGTGATGAAGTAGAAGTAAAAATTATTAAAATTGATAAAGAAAATGAGCGCGTATCTTTATCTAAAAAGCTCCTAGAGCATTCTCCAGCGAGTGAATTTGCCAAAAAGTATAAGGTTGATGATGTGGCGCGCGGGTGTGTGAGTGATATTAAGGATTTTGGATTATTTGTGAAAATTGATGAAATGGAAGCACTTATTCGCAATGAGGATATTTATCCCCTTAAAAAAGATGAATTAAAAGTAGGCGATGAGATTGAATGCGTGATTGCTCACATTGATGAGGAAAATAATAAGGTGAGGGCATCGATAAAAAGATTGGAGCGACAAAAAGAGAAAGAAACGCTCAAAGCCTTTAATGTAGAGGAAAAAATGACACTTGGAGATAAGCTTAAAAATCGCTTGTAG
- the serA gene encoding phosphoglycerate dehydrogenase, which yields MTYKVIVCDHIHQSGLDLLASQGDIVMENLASLPKDELLERIASADVVITRSSTDVDERFLAHSGKIRAVVRAGVGVDNVDIDGCSRKGIVVMNVPTANTIAAVELTMAHLINAVRNFPGANAQLKIERKWKREDWYGIELKGKKLGIIGFGNIGSRVGLRAKAFEMEVLAYDPYILPSKATDVGIGYTSDFNDILACDIITIHTPKNAQTKNMITAKQIAQMKDGVILINCARGELYNEQDLYDALKSGKVKWAGIDVFSKEPATNNPLLDLPNVYVTPHIGANTLESQEQIAIQAAEAAIEAAKGSSYPNALNLPIRESELPQVVKPYLELTQKLGFLCAQANQGVITSIHIEAQGEISAYGDSLQTFALVGALNASLGDKINYVNAPFVAKERGIDVKTTLKQESETYKNHIYITLSTQSESITFSGAVFEDRHLRITSINQFQFDIEPKGRMIFFRNTDVPGVVGLVGSILGNHQVNIADFRLARQNKEAMAVILVDSIVPNIALEQLKQIPACLGIKVVNL from the coding sequence ATGACATATAAAGTGATTGTGTGCGACCATATTCATCAAAGCGGGCTTGATTTGCTTGCATCTCAAGGCGATATTGTGATGGAAAATCTTGCTTCTTTGCCTAAAGATGAATTATTAGAGCGCATTGCTAGCGCAGATGTGGTGATTACAAGAAGTTCAACTGATGTAGATGAGCGCTTCCTCGCCCATTCGGGTAAAATAAGAGCGGTAGTGCGCGCAGGTGTGGGCGTGGATAATGTTGATATTGATGGCTGCTCACGCAAGGGTATTGTAGTGATGAATGTGCCTACTGCTAATACCATTGCCGCTGTGGAATTAACAATGGCTCACTTGATTAATGCTGTGAGGAATTTTCCCGGCGCCAATGCGCAGCTTAAAATAGAGCGCAAATGGAAAAGAGAGGATTGGTATGGCATTGAGCTAAAGGGCAAAAAGCTTGGCATCATAGGCTTTGGCAATATCGGCTCGCGCGTGGGGCTTAGAGCAAAGGCGTTTGAAATGGAAGTGCTAGCCTATGACCCCTATATTTTGCCATCAAAAGCTACTGATGTGGGTATAGGCTACACGAGCGATTTTAATGATATTTTGGCATGTGATATTATTACTATTCATACGCCTAAAAATGCGCAAACTAAAAATATGATTACTGCTAAGCAAATTGCGCAAATGAAAGATGGCGTTATCCTCATTAATTGCGCGCGCGGCGAGCTGTATAATGAGCAGGATTTATATGATGCTTTAAAAAGTGGGAAAGTCAAATGGGCGGGCATTGATGTCTTTAGCAAAGAGCCAGCGACAAATAACCCCTTACTTGATTTGCCAAATGTGTATGTAACCCCGCACATCGGAGCTAATACTTTAGAATCTCAAGAGCAAATTGCCATCCAAGCCGCAGAGGCTGCCATAGAAGCTGCCAAAGGCTCAAGCTATCCCAATGCGCTTAATCTCCCCATTAGAGAATCTGAACTGCCACAAGTGGTAAAGCCCTATTTAGAGCTTACTCAAAAGCTAGGCTTTTTATGCGCGCAGGCAAATCAGGGCGTTATCACTTCTATTCATATAGAGGCGCAGGGCGAGATTAGCGCATATGGGGATTCTCTACAGACTTTTGCGCTTGTTGGTGCGCTTAATGCGAGTTTGGGCGATAAGATTAATTATGTCAATGCGCCATTTGTAGCTAAAGAGCGCGGCATAGATGTGAAAACAACGCTCAAGCAAGAAAGCGAGACTTATAAAAATCATATTTATATCACCTTAAGCACGCAGAGTGAAAGCATTACTTTTAGCGGTGCGGTGTTTGAGGATAGGCATTTGCGCATTACTTCTATTAATCAATTTCAATTTGATATTGAGCCAAAGGGCAGAATGATATTTTTTAGAAATACCGATGTGCCCGGCGTTGTAGGACTTGTAGGGAGTATTTTGGGCAATCATCAAGTAAATATCGCAGACTTTCGCTTAGCGCGGCAAAATAAAGAGGCAATGGCAGTGATATTGGTAGATTCTATCGTGCCAAACATCGCGCTAGAGCAGCTTAAGCAAATACCAGCATGCTTAGGCATAAAAGTGGTCAATTTATAG